The following are from one region of the Sulfurimicrobium lacus genome:
- a CDS encoding 2-oxoacid:ferredoxin oxidoreductase subunit beta, whose amino-acid sequence MITDLGQFKEDSPMSGTLRMERMPHIWCPGCGIGSEVNAFAEAVKRSGIDPKKLVVVSGIGCTGRVAGYVDFDSIHTTHGRAIPVATGIKLANPELTVVVFSGEGDLTGIGGNHLIHAARRNMDLVVICNNNFTYGMTGGQVTPTTPSSAIASTTPYGNYEYPFSLPFLADAAGATYVARWTSMHVRNLTQSIEEALARKGFSFIEVISPCTTLYLRRNRLGDGVDMLQNYQENTVLKHGCDTRETAIDFSGKIVIGKFVEKDKPTYLEAVDKCCVKLVGDDYQLYGKTVPEREAEEKAEKERVAARRAAVLAEEAEANE is encoded by the coding sequence TATCTGGTGCCCCGGTTGCGGCATCGGCTCCGAGGTGAACGCCTTTGCCGAGGCGGTCAAGCGCAGCGGCATCGACCCCAAGAAACTGGTCGTGGTGTCGGGCATCGGCTGTACCGGGCGCGTGGCGGGCTACGTCGATTTCGACTCGATCCACACCACGCACGGCCGCGCCATCCCGGTGGCCACCGGCATCAAGCTGGCCAACCCCGAGCTGACGGTGGTGGTGTTCAGCGGCGAGGGCGACCTGACCGGCATCGGCGGCAATCACCTGATCCACGCCGCGCGGCGCAACATGGACCTGGTGGTGATCTGCAACAACAACTTCACCTACGGCATGACCGGCGGCCAGGTCACGCCGACCACGCCGTCATCGGCCATCGCCTCGACCACGCCCTACGGCAACTACGAATACCCGTTCAGCCTGCCGTTCCTGGCGGACGCCGCCGGCGCCACCTACGTCGCGCGCTGGACGTCGATGCACGTGCGCAACCTCACCCAATCGATCGAGGAGGCGCTGGCGCGCAAGGGGTTCTCCTTCATCGAGGTGATCTCGCCGTGCACCACGCTGTATCTGCGCCGCAACCGCCTCGGCGACGGCGTCGACATGCTGCAGAACTACCAGGAAAACACCGTCCTCAAGCACGGCTGCGACACCCGCGAGACGGCCATCGACTTCTCGGGCAAGATCGTCATCGGCAAGTTCGTCGAGAAGGACAAGCCCACCTACCTCGAAGCGGTCGACAAGTGCTGCGTCAAGCTGGTGGGCGACGATTACCAGCTCTATGGCAAGACCGTACCCGAGCGGGAAGCCGAGGAAAAGGCCGAGAAGGAGCGCGTTGCCGCGCGCCGCGCCGCCGTGCTGGCGGAAGAAGCGGAAGCGAACGAATGA